Proteins encoded within one genomic window of Helicobacter sp. 'house sparrow 1':
- a CDS encoding FKBP-type peptidyl-prolyl cis-trans isomerase, translating to MNRIKHNKMVSIQYSVKDKQTGDVIDTNLESQPLKFLVGGGQIIPGLENALLDKNKGETLEIEVAPEDAYGIYQVDFLQEVPREQFEGIDLVNGMTLFGQGDNGESVQVTVKDFNDKVVMIDYNHPLAGKTLVFDVTILDVYDPTEQELLGASNSHGGCGCGSGCGCH from the coding sequence GTGAACAGAATAAAGCATAATAAAATGGTATCTATTCAATATAGTGTGAAGGATAAGCAAACAGGTGATGTGATTGACACAAATCTAGAGAGTCAGCCTTTAAAGTTTTTAGTAGGTGGCGGACAGATTATCCCAGGTTTAGAGAATGCGCTACTTGATAAAAATAAAGGAGAAACTTTAGAAATTGAAGTAGCTCCAGAGGATGCTTATGGAATTTATCAGGTTGATTTTTTGCAAGAAGTACCAAGGGAACAGTTTGAAGGAATTGATCTTGTGAATGGAATGACGCTATTTGGTCAAGGTGATAATGGAGAGAGTGTTCAGGTGACTGTAAAAGATTTTAATGATAAGGTTGTAATGATTGATTATAATCATCCACTTGCAGGAAAGACATTGGTTTTTGATGTAACGATTTTAGATGTTTATGATCCTACAGAACAAGAATTACTTGGTGCATCAAATTCGCATGGGGGATGTGGTTGTGGAAGTGGCTGTGGTTGTCACTAG